TGTCAAAAAACTTAAATCGCACCCCGAATCTCGTGATTCAAGGTGCGAAGAACTTTCATTCTGAACTACTGAACCAAAGCAAACACGATAAAATTCATAAAATGAAAATTTAAATTAAATTATATTTAAAAATTAAAGCATATGGCTAAAAATGAAAAAATGCCCCAGGTATTTTACCTGGGGCTTTCAACAGGGTGTCTAAATCAAAGGCAAAACGCCTTATTATTAGCTATCTTTAGAACCGGAATCCTTGGAGCCACCATCTTTGGAACCACTGTCCTTAGAACCGGAATCCTTAGAACCGGAATCCTTAGAACCGGAATCTTTGGAGCCACTGTCCTTGGCGGCAGGAGTGGGTGTCGGTGTAGGAGCTGCTGCAGGAGGTGTGGCAGTAGCGGGATAACCGCGATAGATGATTGCTTCAAAGGTTTTCGCTGAACGTGCAGCTGCTTTATTGGGAACATAAGCAGTCACACGCAGTTTCAAAGCATTTGAATCTTGGCCAGGGGCAGTACCCGCAACCGTTGGGTTGGCAACAGAAGTCTGAAGTTCAAACTGGCCTGCGCCGTCAGCGGTATCGTAAAGGGCCCCACCTTTTGTTACTTTGGTTTCTCTCCAGGAGACAACCTTTACACCATAACCCGCAGTACTGGTAGAAGGCGTGGTCACAGCAGGGGGAGTACAACCTGAACTGGTGCCACCATCTTTAGAGCCACCATCTTTAGAGCCACCATCTTTAGAGCCACCATCTTTAGAGCCGCCGTCTTTACCGGCAGCACAGGGGTCGACCACAGGAGCGCAAGCACCCAGGGTATCACCGGCATGGCCATCGTGTCCATTCCAGCCAGCAGCAGCCACTTCAAGGGTTTGTGCATTTGCAGGATTTCCAGGGGGAACATGGCAAATGGTGACTTTCGCACCACCGTCTTTAGAGCCACTGTCTTTAGAGCCACCGTCTTTGGAGCCGCTGTCTTTGGAGCCGCCGCCCCCTTGAACAGCAGAGAAACTTTTAAAACCAGAAATTTGCTTCGCATCCGCTTCCTTCTCAATCAAGAACTCGGCATGAGCATCAGCTGCAAGTTGAGCGGTTGGATTATTTTTTTTGTACACAAGACCGACATACTTAGAGAGACCTTCTTCAGCAACACGAACGGCATCTCTGCTGCGGGTATCATGCGCAATATCTTTGGTACCACCAGAAATCTGATAGACCAGTACGCCACCAGCAATCAAGACAACAGCTGAGAGCGCAACAGCTGTTACCAAGGCAAAACCTTTTTGAGACTTTCTTTTACTTACCATACTAACCTACCACCTTTTGGATTTCATCTTTACGTTCTAATCATATGATCTAAAACACAAAAATAGAATATAACCAGGGTTATAGATTGGGGTATATATTGAGCATTCAATACAGCTATAACCCTGGTATAGATCCAAAAAACTAAACCAACGGAGGGGGGGAGTCAAGGTTCTCTGCACTTTCTGGAAAAGCTGATGAAACAACACGAACAGACCAATTTCCAGCCTGGCTGGTCAACTGTTTCAAAAATGCCAGCATAATCAGGGTATTGCCAAACATCTCACTGCACTCTTCAATCAAAATCGACAGGTGACTGATCACATAGGTTTTTACCCCCAGAGAAGCAGCCAGATGGGTATAGATACTTTCCACCCCTTCAATAAAGTCAAGCACCACAGCAAAACCATAAAGTGAAAGCCCTAAAAACAAAAGAATCTTTTGCTCACGGCTATTCAGGTTTTTCCACATAAACCACATCACAAAAAAGCCAATGCACACCAAAGCAGGTACAAAAACCAACTGCCAATGAAAACTGGGAAAATGTTTGACCAATTCAGAAAAAAAGCCGCCCCCAGAAGCGCCTCCTCCTTTAAAGGTTTCTTCAACAGCGGTACCAATCCGCTCATGCAGACGGGAACCATCGTCCAAGGCCAGATAGCTGAAAAAACTGGCAATAAAACCCCAGCCCCAGAGCACAAAACGTTTCAGGGTCTGCTTTTGTGTCAGCAGAACAGCAAAAACGCCCCAAAGCACAAGCGCAATACAAAACAACTGTATACTCGAAAACCAGTTCACCAGACCATCATCCTGAGAAACATTGACCAGGCGTTGCAGGGCCCCAATCGAGGTCCATTCCAGATAGTTCAGAAAAATATCCAAAAGCGCAAGAACCACAATCACCCCCCCCCAAAGCCCGGCCAAAGCATTGAGTACCCAGGATTCTTGAATACAAAAACTTATTTTCTCAACCGGTTTCATAGTTTCTCCCTCTTGAACTTCAGAATTTAATGTAAACGGGCTAGATCTTGAGGGCCTACCTCAAGATTGCGGGAATAACGGTGAGGCAAAAAAAATGTAAACTGACTGCCCTTGCCCTCTTCACTGACCAAACGAAGCCACCCTCTGTGCGCTTCAATAATCTGACGACAGAGATAAAGCCCCAAACCCGTGGATAAATCTGCCTGGGCATTGTCTTTGATCAAACGATTGTTGCGGTTATAAAAATCAAAAATGGTGGTTTGCAACTCTTCGGGAATGCCTTGTCCATTGTCTCGAATGACAACCTCTACCCCCTCAGAACTAAATTTGCTGTGAATGGATATCACGCCATTGTTTTGGGTATATTTGATCGCATTCGCTACCAAGTTTTTCAAAACACGCGAAATCTCCATCCGATCAAACATCAACGGTGCAGGATTTTTATCCAGTGCCAAAGCAATTTCAATTTGTTTGGCCTCAGCTAAAGGACGCAAACCTTCAACAGACTCAGAAAGCAAGCCATTGAGATCATCTTTCGCCAAAAACAAATTGATCTTCCCCAATTCATATTTTTGAACATTGAGCAGGTTGGTAATCAAATTGAGCGAGTTATTACAATGTTTAAGCATCATATTGATCAAGGTAATGCGTTGTTCCCTTGAAATATGATCCTGATCGCGAATATTTTCAAGCGTACGAGAAATAGCGATCAAGGGGGTTTTTAAATCATGGGCAATCAGCGAGTGAACCTTTTCTTTTTGTGCCTGTTGAGAATAGAGGTCATCCATGATTTGCCAAAACTGAATGGCGATATCACCCACTTCATCCTTGCGCTCAAGTAAGTCTGTAATATTTTCTTTGTTGCGCTTCAGGATGGCATCCATCAAACTTTGAAAGGGTGAAATAATATTTTTTGAAATATAATAACTAAAAATCAAAAGAATAAGCAAAAAGAAAACAGAAAATACGGCTAAATTGACAACCATCTCTAAGATAATCTGTTTTTCAAAATCTGTGGGTTGTAAAAGCAAAATTTTCAATTGTCCATTGCGAAAGTCAATGCTGCGATAATTGGCTTTAAACTCTTGGTTCTGGCCTTTCAGAATAAATAAACCGGAGCTGACCAAATTCGAAATCAAACGGTTAATCGAAACTTCAAAATCAATTTTTTGAAGACTTTTGATCAAATCGGGATCGCTTGAATACAATTGATGGGTATTCAAATACAATAAAACCGCCTGCCCATTCTCGTGATACAAACTATTGAGTACAGGATTCAATAATTTTCCTACCACCCATTCTCTTTTCGAATCAAGCACCCTGCGTGTAAAAATAAAAAAATCTGTTCCCGCAGCAAGCAGAAAAACCTCACCAGGCTCCAAGGACGGTATTTGATGGGCTTGAATCTGCGTGTAGGAGGTCTTCACCCGATCTGCTTGATTTTGTTCTTGAAGCATGATCCAATCAAAGCTTTGATTCTTGAGCAAAAGCGCCATCTCCTGCTCTAGCTGAACAGAAGACAAGGAATTCAAGATTTCAAGACGCTGTGTTTCATTTTGAAATTGCTCAAGAAAATTTTTCAAAATCAAATAATTGGTATTTAGACCAGAGTCTAAGGTCTGCTCCGTTTGTTTATAGACAATTTTTTGCACACCCAAACTGGAAATAAAATAATTAATAAAGAGCGAGAACAAAGTGATCACAACAAAAACAATAAAAAACTTATATCTAATTTTCATGATTTTTCTGACACGGTCCTTGAGGTAAAAAACAACGCAAGCTAAAATAATGGGAACAAAAGGCCCGCTCAATCTGTTCTGCAGGTTGACCTGCAAAAAGCGCGCCGGAATAGAGCAATTGAATCAAACGCCGATCCTGTTCAGAATATTTTTGCACCTGTGTCCAACGCGCTTCAAAAATACTCTCAGGCTGATCTCGGGTATCATTGAACAATCCCAAACTCTGGGTCAGTTCTTCGCGAATTAAATGATTTCGCTCTGCCTGGCTAATTTTATTGGTCGAAATTAAAATTCGGGCAGAATAGAGGCGATCATCCTCTTGTTCCACACTAAAAAAACCTTTGTTATGCGCAATATAATAGGGATCCAAAAACTGAAAACGACGGTAAGGCGCAAAGATAATTTCAAGATTGTCTTGTTCAGAGGGTTCAGAGCCTGGTTGCAGCGTCAGTTTAATCTTTTGCTGAAGCTGATTCAATTCATTCACCACCGCTTGCAAAACCTGTAAATCTTCAGCAGTGGGCGAGCCTTTAATACGAATAAAAATATCTTGCTCCCAAAGCATCAACTTTTTCAGAGGTTCTCCAAATTCAAGCCCCAAAGCAATTTTCTGAAGACGCTGCAGATCCTCACAGGGAAATTTTTCTTTGGCCTCTAAAAGCATGAAGGCAGAAGGAATAAAAAAACTCAAACACAAAACAAAAAAACAAAAGACAAGCACAAAAGCAAGCGTAAAAATTCGGGTTGAGCCCCTCGAAAACTGGCTAAATGCCGAAATTTGAAAGCGCGGCTTCATTCTAGGCTGAAAGAAGATTACTGGCCATCGCTTTGACAATCGCTTCACTGCGATTCGATACGCTCATTTTTCTGAGAATATTATTCACATGCACTTTCACCGTGCCCTCAGATATAAACAGCTGATCTGCAATATCCTTATTCTTATACCCTTTGGCTATCAAGGTTAAAATTTCAAGCTCACGTTCTGTCAAGACTTCTTTCAAAGGAGAAGTCGTTGAAAATTTAAGCGGAACGGTGTCTGCAGGACTCTTTTCATCCTGTTGCAATTCAGTCAAAACATATTTGGCAACCGTAGGTTGCATCAGGGTTAAGCCATTGGCAGCCATTTTAATCGTTGTATAAAGTTCTGCTGGGGGAATATCCTTCATGGTATAGGCATTGGCTCCCGCTAAAAAGGCACGGTAAAGCGATTGATCGTCTTCGATCGAAGTAAGAATGACCACATGGCTGGGAAGCCCCCGATCCTGAATCGCCTGGGTAATTTCAATCCCGCTCATCCCAGGAACACGGATATCCAACAAAGCGACATCGGGCCGATGTTTGGTGATCAAATCCATTCCCTCTTGGCCATGGCCTGAGGTTGCCAAAATTTCAAGATCTGCATAACAGGACAATGCGCCACTGATACCAGCCAGCATGAGTTCATTATCCTCAACAATCACCAAACTAATTTTCTTTTGCATTTTCTCAGATCTCGCTCAGGATAGATTTTTTTAACCATTTCAAAGTTTCTTTACTCTCAGGATCTTGTTTTAAAGAACGCTCAAAATAAGACTTTGCTGCTTTATATTCTTTTTGGGCAAACAATGAACGCCCCATCCAATAGGTATAAAGCTCATTTTCTTTTTGAAAAGACAAGGCTTTTGCAAAGGACTTTTCTGCCCTATCAAAATCCTCTTGAAAATAATAAAGACGCCCCAATCGGTACCTTGCCTGGTGATAAGCCGGCGCCTGCTTCAAGAGCGTCTGCAATTGCTCTTCACTGTCCAGAAATCTGTGCTGCTCAAAATACATTTCAGCCAAAGTATAGCGATAATCCTGATTATCAGGTGATTTATCAAGTGCTTTTTTCAAATACAGCTCAGCATTTTGAATATCGTTTTCTTCTCTAAATAATTTCGACATTTTATAATATACATAGCCTTCTTCTGGAAAAAGCGTAAACATTTTACGCCAGACCTGATTGGCCAAAACCTTTTTGCGGTAACGTTCCAACCACTGTGCATATTGTTTTCCAGTTTCAAGACTGGGATGTTGTTCCCAAGCCAATTGATACTCTCGCAATAAACGCGCTTCGAGCGGCTGACCAAGTTTGGGATCCGCCTGATAGGCTTGGCGAATAAAACTTTTGATAAAGGAAGAATTGCTCTGAAGCTGGGTAAAGTGGGTTGCTAATTTTAAAGGATCCGCAGGGATTTGCGCACGCATCTGCTCAATGGAATAATTTTTTTCAAGGTAATGTTTAAACGGATCTATATTCGCGTCAGGGGAAAGTGCCGACATGGCAAACTCTAAATTGGGCTTATCGATTGAATTTAAATCTATATTTTGAGTTTCTGAATGTTCATCCAAAAAACCAAAGGTATCCGTTGATACAATCGCATACTTAATGCTGTCAAGGCTGCGCCCATGCTTATTCATAAAAAATTCTTTCAAAACCGTGTTCTTTTCAATTGCTTCCTGTTGGTGCAATGCAATCGGTTGATTGGAACAAAGCAAAAGAAAATAGGAAGAGCGAATCATCGCTGTCCAGGCATATTTGAACTCCGAATGCAAAGATTTTAAAATAATTTTAAAACCCTCTTCGCCAATGCGATTGTCAATCCAAGTGGTATAAACCCCATCGGGCTTTAAACGGCTTTTGATATGACGAAAAAAATCAACTGTATAAAGCTTACTTGAACTGAAATAAAGCGGAGAAGTGACCGTATTCAAGATCAAATCGTATTTTTGTGGCGTGTTTTTGAGATAGCGAATGCCGTCATCCAAAATAATCTGCGCGCGCGGATCGTGGGCAATATTAAAATTATGTTCCTTCATATCGTCTTGATGTTCGACAATCACAGGGTTGATCTCGACAATATCCGTCTTATCAAAGACCTGGGTCACAGTACTGCCTGTGGAACCACTGCCCAAGCCCAAAACAAGCGCATGTTGTGTACGGGGAGAAACCAGGCTGGAAAGCGTTCCCACCATATATTCAGCCGCAGAATTCAAGGCCATGCTGATATAGCCATTTATAAAAAAGAATTCCTGATCTCCCACCTTGTTGATTGAAAATACATCTTCATATTTGCGGTACTGACTGCCCCATTTGTATTCCCCCATTTTTTGGCGCAGGGTATCCTCACGGCTAAACGCTTTATAACTGAGATACAAGAGATTTTCATTCCATAAAGAAAGGTAGGCACCCAACCCTAAAAACAAAGCAATACTTACCAAAACCATATTTTTTCGGTTGGGCCAATCATAAATCACAGCGGCCAAAGCCAAAAGCGAAAGAATAATCAATAAAATTTGACCATAATTAAAATGGCTATGAATATACAAAACCATCAAAAGATATCCAAAAGCATTGGCAAGACTTGAAACAAAAAGTAAATGACCTGATTCTTTCGCAACTTCCGATTCATCAGAAGTCAGAAGGGAAGGTATTGCTGCACCAAAACCAATCGAAAGCCAAAGCATGAAACAGGCCAAAATCAACATTTTTAAAACAATCAGCGTAGACTCACTGAAGTGAGCATAAAACGCAGCATAGCGAAACACCAAGGGCTGAAAAAGCGCAAGAATCAAGACCAAGAAAAAAGTGCTGCTGATCGTAAAAAAACCAAAACTCAATTTCAAATAGCGGCTGAGTAAACTGCCCAGGGCAATGCCCAAAAGCACCAAACTGACCACCATGGCAAAGGTTTCATGAAAAGGGCCAAAAATAAACTCTGCGATTTTAATCGCCAACAATTGAAAAATGGCACTGGCGATACTGAGCAAACACAGTGCAGCCAGCAAACGCGGAGGAAAAGAAATAGAATCCTTTAGCTCTCTGACAGTCTTGGATTTTCTAAAGAAGCCAACCAAAAGCAAACCCGAAAGAAAATTCAAACACAGAATAATCGCAAGCGTCTGCATAATGCCATAGCTTCTGATTAAGTAGAACTCAATCGCAAAGGCCGTTACCGATGCACCAAAATTATAAATCATATAACTCAGGTCAAAAATTTTACCTGGAATCATTTCTTGAAATAAATCAGCAAACAGCGGCAAACTACAGCCAATCAAAACCGTGGGAATACACAAAAGCAAAGCACAAGCCAAAATCGTTAAAAGAATATTTCCTGCGGGCAAAACCTGATAAAAAAAGGCATCAAGACTGGGATAGAGGGCTATAAAAAGCAAAGCATAAAGTCCGATTGAGGCTTCAATCAGCCATAAATAGCCTTCCAGTTTATGCGCAATTTTTGTGCCGATGCCAATGCCCAATAGAAACATAATCAGAATAGAGGCATTCAATACAAAACTATTGCCAATAATATTGCCCAAAGCACGGGAATAAAGAATTTCATATGAAATCCCACAAAACCCAGAAATAAAAAGCGTTAAAATAAAAATAAATCTTTTAATTGGAAAAGCTGACTCTTTCGAAAAAGGAAGGTCTGCTATCCCCATACTAGAAACCTGTCGGGTCCTATTTTAGCCAAGGGCAATGCCAAAGTCTCCATTTTATCTGACTCGGGCTGATACACAATCAGACCACGGCCAGAGTCCAAGATATAAAAAGAACGTGAATGGGGATCATAAACCATATCTTGAGCGGCAGAGCCCCCGGTTTCAATTTTAGGCCCCCAGTTTTTGGTATAAAGATTGTATTGACGCAAATGATCAGCAAAAAGCACATAGAGTTTTGCATTCTGCAAAGGGGCCAAAACTTTAATCGGTTCACCTTCGGTTTCAAGCCGTTGTTCTTTTTCTTTTGATTGCGGGTCATACAGATAGAAATGATTCCCCACCAAGGAATGAATCAAATATTGACGAACCGAGTTCAGCCAGACTAAATGCGCACGTCGATACGTTCGCCCCAGTGGATAGGTGCTGATCAAAGCAGTTCCTGAAGTTTCATAAATCGCATTTTTGCCAAGAATATCAAAATGCCCGGTGTCTCGATTTTTAATCACCGTCACAGGATCTTTGAGTTCATCAGGATTAAAACAAGGGCTCGTGATTTGCCTGCGTGAAAGATTGATACAGATCAGGGTATTTTTTTCATCATTGACTGAAATTAGCTGATCCTCGCGCCGAGAGAGCGCCAAAGCCGTAGGCTTGGAAGTCTCTTGAAGCGGAATACGATGATCTAAACGCATTTGATTTAAATCAAACACTGCAATTTCATTTTTTTCTGGCAAACTGAGATACAAATGATGGTCATCCTCATCAAAAGCCATTTCCTTGGGGCTGGCTTCAAGTTCCACAATCTGCCCCCAGTTTCCTGATTTAAGGTTTAAGGTCGACAATAATCTGCTTTGTGAATTCAGCAGAATAAAATTAGTCCCTTCGTGACTGACGGGCTTTGTCTCTGGCACCATCGCAAAATTGAGTTTTAAAGTTTTGCCCTTTTCAATTTGCAAAGGTTGGGTGAGCTCTTCAAATCCATTTTTTTTCAATTTCAAAATATGCTCACCTGGGGCCACGTTATGAATTAAGAAATTGCCTGTTAAGGGCTTACTGGTCGCAACGGAAACCCCATCTAATTCAACAGCGACATCTCCAACCACAACCTTATTATCAGAAACATAGGTAATTTTCCCTTGAACCTCAGATTTGTTTGAGCAAGAAAAAAGACTTAATGTAAAAAAAAGAGATATAATAAAAAAGAATTTATTTGAATTTCTCATACTACTCATTAAAAATCAATAATACGTATTATTGATAAAAAATTTTGCTAGAATCTAAAAACCAAGATTTCAGACATAAGCAATTATTGTATTCAATTCGTTCAATGAACAATCAATCAACAGCTTTTAAAAAGAATCAAATACACCCTCGAAACAACAACGACGCTGCAAAAAATTACACCCTCAGTTTTGATTATATCAATCCACATTATAATTTCGAATAAATTGTTAGAATAAATAACGCTCGCATTTTGAGTCTGAAATACAAATATTAAGAAATATTAAGTATCCTCCATTGCGCAAATGAAACAGCCCCATCAGCCATGAGCTGATGGGGCTTGTTTAAAATGAACGCATTTTAGCGATGGGGGCGAAGAAAAGGAGGCAACTCCAAAGGGTCATGGGCTGGCGGTGGCGCAGCGGCAGCAGGAGGAACAACAGCAGCCGGAGGAGCCGACGCGACAGGGGGAACGGCCACAGGAGGCGGAGCAGCAGGAGCTGGCGCAGGGGCAGCAGCCTGAGGAGGCGGAGCAGCAGGAGCTGGTGCAGGGGCAGCAGCCTGAGGAGGCGGAGCGACAGGAGCTGGCGCTGGCGCAGGGGCAGCGGCCTGAGGAGGCGGAGCGACAGGAGCTGGCGCAGGGGCGGCAGAAGGCGCTTGATAGGCCGGTGCTGCCGGTTTATGTACAGGCGCGGTATAGCGGGCTTCCTGTTGCTGGCGTCGCACCCCTGGCCGTTGACCATTGTTAAAACCTGTTGCAATCACGGTGATTTGAATCTCACCCTGAATCCGGTCATCAATCACAGCACCAAAAATAATATTGGCATCAGGACTGGCGACCCCATAAATGACTTCAGCTGCCTCATTGACCTCATACAGGGTCAGGTCAGCACCCCCGGTGACATTGAAAATAATTCCGCTGGCCCCCTCAATCGAGGCTTCCAAGAGAGGACTGGAGATTGCGGCACGAGAAGCCTCAATCGCACGTCCTTCACCGCTGGCGTGGCCAATGCCCATCAGAGCAGAGCCTGCATCTGCCATAATCGCTTTAATATCAGCAAAGTCGACGTTGATCAGACCTGGGATGGTGATAATATCAGAAATACCCTGGACCCCCTGGCGCAGAACATCATCAGCGACCCGAAAAGCTTCTTGAATAGAGGTGCGTTTTTCAACCACAGAAAGCAATCTGTCGTTGGGAATCACAATCAGGGTATCTACTTTTTCACGGAAATTGTTGATCCCATCTTCAGCCTGTTGCCAACGTCTGCGTCCTTCAAAGGTAAAGGGCCGTGTCACCACCCCAATGGTTAAAGCATTGTTCTGACGTGCAATTTCCGCAACAATCGGTGCGGCACCAGTCCCAGAACCACCGCCCATACCACAGGTAATAAAAACCATATCAGCACCCTCAAGTGCTGCTGCAATATCATCACGGCTTTCTTCTGCCGCTTTCGCGCCAATCGCAGGGTTACCACCAGCCCCTAAACCTCGGGTGACTTTTCCACCCACGGCAATGCGCTTTTCAGCCTGTGAAAAAGAGAGGGCTTGCGCATCAGTATTGATTGAAATAAATTCAACACCATTTAAACCAGAGGAAATCATCCGGTTAACGGCATTGCCGCCACCGCCCCCTACACCTATAACTTTAATATCTGCGACAGATGAGAGTTTTTTTCTTGCTGCTTCCATGGTTTTACGACCACCTTTACTTCCTTGGCTGGGGGAAACTTTCCGGTATCTTCTTCACACTCCAGATCTGTCCTAAGCCCTGATTTCACAAGGGCCAAGTATTCGTCATAACGTGTATTCATTCAGATACAAACGGACAAAGCTATTTAAGCCTGTATATTCAGACATTTTAACATACCATGACCCCGTTTAAAGTCTGGATTGTCAGGACATTTACAGCAAAACAAGACTTTCACTCAGGAAGCACTGAAGAAGGAACTTTGGTCTTAATCACGGGATGTTTCCAAAAGCGCAAATCAATCGATTCTACCAATTGTGACTGTTTGGCCGTAATTTGAGTCAGAGAAGGCAAAAGCCCCAATTTAAGAGAAAGCTGTTCAGGTTTTCCCAACCAAATAGGGGAATTGATTTCGGGGGTACGTAATATAATATTCTCAGGATTGGAGAGATTATAAACGCCCTGGATCGGGAGTTGCTTTTTCTGATAAAGCCCATTGAGCAAATTCAGAATATTCAACTGCGTCTCTGGCAGATGCCCCATTTTCAAGATTTTCTTGTCTACGCTCGCCAAAACAGTATGGGCAGGCGTACTGGTATCCGGAATATTCAGTAAAACCCCTTCTTCATCCATCAGCGAGGAGTGTTCAGGCGTGTACACCTGTGCATTAGGACGTTCAAAAAACAATCTGTAAGTAGGTTTGCGCTCAATGACAAAGATATTGACAACGGTCGGAAAAAGCGAACGCTCCACATTCACAGATTTGAGCAAGGGGTAATCCATCAATTCTTTCTGTAGAACCAAAGGATTGACCTGCAGCAAATGCTGGCCCATCAAATGTTTGCCGTCAAGATAACTCAAAACAAAACGGGTGGAATAATGGCTCAATCCATGGGGTCTGACCTCTTGAATCTGCCAAAGCGAAGAAGTCCAAATCTGCCACAAAATACTACTTAAAAGCATCGCAGCCATGATTCGCCAATAATCCGGCACACGCTTTTTGCGTTTTCTTGAAGGGTAGGCTTCAACGGGCTCAGAAAAGGGAAGTTCCGGAGAGGCCACGGGGTTCAGAATTCGCCCAAAAAAATCACTTCAGGCTCCAATTGAACCTGATAGTGTTCCCAAACTTCAGCCTGCAGAGATTGAATCAATCGACAGGCATCCTGGGCCGTAGCCTTGCCCAGATTGACAATAAAATTGGCATGGTCAGGAGAAACCTGTACCCCACCAGAAATACGTCCTTTGGCTCCCAATTGCTCAATCAAGCGACCCGCAAAATTATTCGTCGGGTTGCGAAAAATACTGCCCGAATTGGGCAGTCGAATATTGTGCTGGGGCTGGCGGCGCTCATCCGCCCGCTGAAAGTTTTCAGCGATCAAGGCAGGGTCTGCCGGTGTGAGTTTCAATTCTGCTTCCAGCACGATTTCACCATTGTACTTATAATCGCTCCAACGGTAGCCATGTTCAATTTGGGCCTTGGTACGCACCACGCGTTGTCCCAAAGGCGTTAAACTGGTCACACTTTCTAAAACATCAAAGGTTTCTGTATGACAGGCCCCTGCATTCATGACCACCGCCCCTCCCAGGGTACCGGGTATCCCCCAAAGCTTTTCAATTCCCATCAAGTTC
The bacterium (Candidatus Blackallbacteria) CG13_big_fil_rev_8_21_14_2_50_49_14 DNA segment above includes these coding regions:
- a CDS encoding UDP-N-acetylenolpyruvoylglucosamine reductase → MSRRLSMHLSAVRIKNEKLSETFREQEPLAPYTSWRIGGAAEFYVAPASEAEILRIVQFAQSQSIPLTVLGGGSNVLLSDQGLPGIVMHITHRFSGFEIHPEGRVRVKAGTRLGTLIRKAMSMNLMGIEKLWGIPGTLGGAVVMNAGACHTETFDVLESVTSLTPLGQRVVRTKAQIEHGYRWSDYKYNGEIVLEAELKLTPADPALIAENFQRADERRQPQHNIRLPNSGSIFRNPTNNFAGRLIEQLGAKGRISGGVQVSPDHANFIVNLGKATAQDACRLIQSLQAEVWEHYQVQLEPEVIFLGEF
- a CDS encoding cell division protein FtsZ — its product is MEAARKKLSSVADIKVIGVGGGGGNAVNRMISSGLNGVEFISINTDAQALSFSQAEKRIAVGGKVTRGLGAGGNPAIGAKAAEESRDDIAAALEGADMVFITCGMGGGSGTGAAPIVAEIARQNNALTIGVVTRPFTFEGRRRWQQAEDGINNFREKVDTLIVIPNDRLLSVVEKRTSIQEAFRVADDVLRQGVQGISDIITIPGLINVDFADIKAIMADAGSALMGIGHASGEGRAIEASRAAISSPLLEASIEGASGIIFNVTGGADLTLYEVNEAAEVIYGVASPDANIIFGAVIDDRIQGEIQITVIATGFNNGQRPGVRRQQQEARYTAPVHKPAAPAYQAPSAAPAPAPVAPPPQAAAPAPAPAPVAPPPQAAAPAPAPAAPPPQAAAPAPAPAAPPPVAVPPVASAPPAAVVPPAAAAPPPAHDPLELPPFLRPHR